The following proteins are encoded in a genomic region of Coffea eugenioides isolate CCC68of chromosome 6, Ceug_1.0, whole genome shotgun sequence:
- the LOC113776008 gene encoding E3 ubiquitin-protein ligase ATL42-like has translation MYLQEGCSPRKCGLLLGKFQPFNHLSMNSLSLCICFLHLALFQVKAQTSANQYGVASPDAVSNFQPSLAVVIGILAIMFSLTFILLLYAKFCRSTSSNSVRTNLQITDGLPRSRSRFSGIDKTVIESLPFFRFSSLKGSREGLECAICLSKFEDIEVLRLLPKCKHAFHINCLDEWLEKHSSCPLCRHKISADDLSSFTYSNSLRFMWNEAELKEESNMELYVKREESCLGSSRFSIASSFGKTGKDVKEDELPIQLNGDADENGKIFHKFNHKIVVSDVVLMKNRWSNVSSSDLMFLNSEMLNDVSSNRFSALESGITGQSTPTRVIGDGELMNIKQEMDRKREFEIKFSKIQHNDSFPPLPNFARASSGSKGDSRINESNVLNPSEKRSMSEIIVHPRFREFNTRNNDDREPFNPENSVKEEKIRRLWLPIARRTAQWFANRERGSTQPQNTRQSLNA, from the coding sequence ATGTATCTTCAAGAAGGATGCTCTCCGCGCAAGTGTGGACTTCTTCTAGGCAAGTTTCAACCTTTCAATCATCTTTCCATGAATTCGCTGAGTTTGTGTATCTGTTTTCTTCATCTTGCGCTCTTCCAAGTTAAAGCACAGACATCTGCAAATCAGTATGGAGTAGCTTCACCAGATGCGGTCTCCAATTTTCAGCCTAGCCTCGCTGTGGTGATTGGCATCCTCGCTATCATGTTTTCTTTAACTTTTATCCTCCTGCTATATGCAAAGTTCTGCAGAAGCACATCATCCAACTCTGTCCGCACTAACCTGCAAATTACAGATGGCCTGCCTCGTTCAAGGTCACGTTTCTCAGGGATTGATAAAACTGTTATTGAATCCCTTCCTTTCTTTAGATTCTCTTCTTTGAAGGGGTCCAGAGAGGGGCTTGAATGTGCAATCTGCTTATCAAAATTCGAAGATATTGAAGTTCTTCGGTTACTGCCAAAGTGCAAGCATGCCTTTCACATCAATTGTCTTGATGAGTGGCTAGAGAAGCACTCAAGCTGTCCACTTTGCAGGCATAAGATCAGTGCCGATGAtctttcaagcttcacttattCGAATAGTTTGAGATTCATGTGGAACGAAGCAGAGCTAAAAGAGGAATCCAACATGGAGCTTTATGTTAAAAGAGAAGAAAGTTGTCTGGGATCTTCAAGATTTAGTATTGCCAGCAGTTTTGGGAAAACAGGAAAAGATGTGAAGGAAGACGAATTGCCAATTCAGCTAAATGGCGATGCAGACGAAAATGGAAAAATCTTTCAcaaatttaaccacaaaatagTTGTCTCTGATGTTGTCCTCATGAAGAATCGTTGGAGCAATGTGAGTTCTTCAGACCTGATGTTCTTGAATTCAGAGATGCTTAATGACGTGTCAAGCAACAGATTCTCCGCTTTGGAATCGGGTATTACCGGGCAATCGACTCCAACAAGAGTGATTGGAGATGGTGAACTGATGAATATTAAGCAGGAAATGGACAGAAAAAGAGAGTTTGAGATCAAGTTCAGCAAAATCCAGCACAATGATTCATTTCCACCATTACCAAACTTTGCAAGAGCTTCATCAGGGTCTAAAGGGGATTCAAGAATTAATGAATCAAATGTCCTGAATCCCTCTGAGAAGAGATCCATGTCAGAGATAATAGTTCATCCAAGATTTAGAGAGTTCAACACCAGGAATAATGACGATAGAGAGCCATTCAATCCAGAGAACAGTGTGAAGGAGGAAAAAATAAGGAGACTTTGGCTGCCAATCGCAAGAAGAACAGCTCAATGGTTTGCCAACAGAGAGAGAGGATCAACTCAGCCTCAAAACACAAGGCAATCTTTGAATGCTTAA
- the LOC113773165 gene encoding ninja-family protein mc410 isoform X1, translated as MEDDNGLDLSLSLPCGGDSNTSKGKIGTSSENRSDISDRDTKLINEFKQFLDGGNMQIVSGMVSQGIDSAKPEIFFSNLSNTPADVDTSKNINSGVFWAVNDRPTEGEENRTDIREKRKNVFGETSKPKKHEKETDGSDLQDKARVSYISINTDDGSTAENEDVADSEAEASTSRQHMLHQDDLAKRYAGTALSEGRKDFHGISESNVGELPGQKRFIITSEREFKVGNMPQSVQFPVQSGNIVSMSQPLPAKDSKPDGVASRQLPNMMQVMAATISDRTGGQPVLPANAPLVVSYSSVPLPALDKDNSRPVVSHLQIHPSFVNRVSTHSDKHMDNLKISQVVPQKMPESKQHDGKGLYYAMGNGKLLAEGGASTQTDDDTKGSKGSIRPKDRPEPPRTEAFPSEYPTIKPGIAAELKFGGCGSYPNLPWVSTTAPGPNGRTISGVTYRYSPTQIKIVCACHGLHMSPEEFVRHATEEPAKPVTGTGVLPTSNPATSAQS; from the exons ATGGAGGATGATAATGGCCTAGACCTGAGCTTATCTCTTCCATGTGGTGGAGATAGTAATACGTCTAAGGGTAAAATTGGCACTTCATCAGAAAATAGGTCAGACATTAGTGACAGAGATACCAAATTGATCAATGAATTTAAACAGTTTCTTGATGGCGGCAACATGCAAATTGTCTCTGGAATGGTGTCTCAGGGGATTGATTCTGCGAAACCTGAGATTTTCTTCAGCAACCTTTCAAACACTCCTGCTGATGTAGATACTTCTAAAAACATCAACAGTGGCGTATTTTGGGCTGTAAATGATAGGCCTACTGAAGGTGAAGAAAATAGGACAGATATTCGTGAAAAACGAAAAAACGTTTTTGGCGAGACAAGTAAACCAAAGAAGCATGAGAAAGAGACTGACGGTAGTGATCTACAAGACAAGGCAAGGGTGTCTTACATTTCCATAAATACTGATGATGGTTCGACCGCAGAAAATGAAGATGTTGCAGATTCAGAAGCTGAGGCTTCAACGTCTAGGCAGCATATGTTGCACCAGGATGATTTAGCGAAACGATATGCCGGAACTGCTCTATCTGAGGGGCGCAAAGATTTCCATGGGATATCTGAGTCAAATGTTGGAGAATTACCAGGACAAAAGAGGTTTATTATTACATCAGAAAGGGAATTTAAGGTTGGGAACATGCCTCAGAGTGTCCAGTTCCCTGTCCAGTCGGGTAACATTGTGAGCATGTCTCAGCCACTGCCTGCAAAGGACTCTAAACCTGATGGTGTTGCCAGCAGACAACTACCTAACATGATGCAAGTTATGGCTGCTACGATCAGCGATAGAACTGGAGGCCAACCTGTATTGCCTGCAAATGCACCATTAGTGGTTAGCTACTCTTCGGTCCCGCTTCCAGCACTAGATAAAGATAATTCTAGGCCAGTGGTTTCTCATCTGCAGATCCACCCATCCTTTGTCAACAGGGTTTCAACACACTCAGATAAGCACATGGATAATCTGAAGATAAGTCAAG TAGTTCCGCAAAAGATGCCTGAATCTAAGCAACACGATGGGAAAGGATTATATTATGCCATGGGGAATGGTAAGCTGCTGGCGGAGGGAGGCGCTTCTACTCAGACAGATGATGATACGAAAGGAAGCAAAGGGTCCATCAGGCCAAAAGACAGACCTGAGCCACCAAGAACAGAAGCGTTTCCTTCTGAATATCCGACCATAAAGCCAGGTATTGCTGCGGAACTGAAATTTGGAGGTTGTGGTTCGTACCCAAATTTACCTTGGGTTTCTACAACTGCTCCTGGCCCAAATGGCCGAACAATATCAGGGGTAACCTACAGATACAGTCCTACGCAGATAAAGATAGTATGTGCTTGCCATGGTTTGCACATGTCCCCTGAGGAGTTTGTTAGGCATGCTACTGAAGAGCCTGCAAAGCCAGTTACTGGTACAGGTGTATTACCGACTAGCAATCCTGCGACCTCAGCTCAAAGCTGA
- the LOC113773165 gene encoding ninja-family protein mc410 isoform X2: MEDDNGLDLSLSLPCGGDSNTSKGKIGTSSENRSDISDRDTKLINEFKQFLDGGNMQIVSGMVSQGIDSAKPEIFFSNLSNTPADVDTSKNINSGVFWAVNDRPTEGEENRTDIREKRKNVFGETSKPKKHEKETDGSDLQDKARVSYISINTDDGSTAENEDVADSEAEASTSRQHMLHQDDLAKRYAGTALSEGRKDFHGISESNVGELPGQKRFIITSEREFKVGNMPQSVQFPVQSGNIVSMSQPLPAKDSKPDGVASRQLPNMMQVMAATISDRTGGQPVLPANAPLVVSYSSVPLPALDKDNSRPVVSHLQIHPSFVNRVSTHSDKHMDNLKISQVPQKMPESKQHDGKGLYYAMGNGKLLAEGGASTQTDDDTKGSKGSIRPKDRPEPPRTEAFPSEYPTIKPGIAAELKFGGCGSYPNLPWVSTTAPGPNGRTISGVTYRYSPTQIKIVCACHGLHMSPEEFVRHATEEPAKPVTGTGVLPTSNPATSAQS, encoded by the exons ATGGAGGATGATAATGGCCTAGACCTGAGCTTATCTCTTCCATGTGGTGGAGATAGTAATACGTCTAAGGGTAAAATTGGCACTTCATCAGAAAATAGGTCAGACATTAGTGACAGAGATACCAAATTGATCAATGAATTTAAACAGTTTCTTGATGGCGGCAACATGCAAATTGTCTCTGGAATGGTGTCTCAGGGGATTGATTCTGCGAAACCTGAGATTTTCTTCAGCAACCTTTCAAACACTCCTGCTGATGTAGATACTTCTAAAAACATCAACAGTGGCGTATTTTGGGCTGTAAATGATAGGCCTACTGAAGGTGAAGAAAATAGGACAGATATTCGTGAAAAACGAAAAAACGTTTTTGGCGAGACAAGTAAACCAAAGAAGCATGAGAAAGAGACTGACGGTAGTGATCTACAAGACAAGGCAAGGGTGTCTTACATTTCCATAAATACTGATGATGGTTCGACCGCAGAAAATGAAGATGTTGCAGATTCAGAAGCTGAGGCTTCAACGTCTAGGCAGCATATGTTGCACCAGGATGATTTAGCGAAACGATATGCCGGAACTGCTCTATCTGAGGGGCGCAAAGATTTCCATGGGATATCTGAGTCAAATGTTGGAGAATTACCAGGACAAAAGAGGTTTATTATTACATCAGAAAGGGAATTTAAGGTTGGGAACATGCCTCAGAGTGTCCAGTTCCCTGTCCAGTCGGGTAACATTGTGAGCATGTCTCAGCCACTGCCTGCAAAGGACTCTAAACCTGATGGTGTTGCCAGCAGACAACTACCTAACATGATGCAAGTTATGGCTGCTACGATCAGCGATAGAACTGGAGGCCAACCTGTATTGCCTGCAAATGCACCATTAGTGGTTAGCTACTCTTCGGTCCCGCTTCCAGCACTAGATAAAGATAATTCTAGGCCAGTGGTTTCTCATCTGCAGATCCACCCATCCTTTGTCAACAGGGTTTCAACACACTCAGATAAGCACATGGATAATCTGAAGATAAGTCAAG TTCCGCAAAAGATGCCTGAATCTAAGCAACACGATGGGAAAGGATTATATTATGCCATGGGGAATGGTAAGCTGCTGGCGGAGGGAGGCGCTTCTACTCAGACAGATGATGATACGAAAGGAAGCAAAGGGTCCATCAGGCCAAAAGACAGACCTGAGCCACCAAGAACAGAAGCGTTTCCTTCTGAATATCCGACCATAAAGCCAGGTATTGCTGCGGAACTGAAATTTGGAGGTTGTGGTTCGTACCCAAATTTACCTTGGGTTTCTACAACTGCTCCTGGCCCAAATGGCCGAACAATATCAGGGGTAACCTACAGATACAGTCCTACGCAGATAAAGATAGTATGTGCTTGCCATGGTTTGCACATGTCCCCTGAGGAGTTTGTTAGGCATGCTACTGAAGAGCCTGCAAAGCCAGTTACTGGTACAGGTGTATTACCGACTAGCAATCCTGCGACCTCAGCTCAAAGCTGA
- the LOC113774629 gene encoding CRS2-associated factor 1, chloroplastic, which yields MALRPVIQFPVFVPPPPSPPNHRPAFEVRFSRWNNANAQKFIRRERTQKEIEDQIRSQRRFDSAFNIAHNYNPAPPTPTFKSTGTPSSPSHPSIPGKKSKYSKNPQKPRLPFDHPAFKPVLKHKKIPVKRIHPSRTTDESTKAEEQEKFAPNVKIDEKGLSYEFPEAPFLYQYSYTETPKVKPVGIREPLVAPFEPGTMGRPWTGRKPLPPSKKKLPEFDSFQLPPPHKKGVKPVQAPGPFLPGTGPMYVKSREQMLGEPLTKEEIKALVESCKKWKRQLNMGRDGFTHNMLDNIHAHWKRRRVCKIKCKGVCTVDMENVRQQLEEKTGGQVIYSRGGVIYLFRGRNYNYKTRPRFPLMLWKPVTPVYPRLVKRVPEGLTLEEATEMRKKGRNLVPICKLAKNGVYCDLVKNVREAFEACELVRINCEGVNGSDYRKIGAKLKDLVPCVLISFENEHILMWRGQDWKSSLPELRSDAEGMTETESDATTFVGTILEGEAESLTASASSVSNTTKMNTTIKDLNTSSGSWNFEEVESDGSSEYGEEVVGDLTALATSACETYESESPPDVQCAVSSDVLVDFDRSEEEWDGSNSYHNAMLTVSSGPETRLGSTFSNDNHSEPPFTAPFTSSKLEGVSEDRKGISELSSATTPSAEEVLLLLRQAVESGLAVMLEDSSLDADIVYERAVALAKSAPPGPVFSHRRKQLVVPECDKPQSDDLEVKEALKVPEKEVTLSSKRGSGKKTSKGRSMKDIREDYLNVNQPGSLRVDELAKLLA from the exons ATGGCCTTGAGACCAGTAATCCAGTTTCCGGTATTCGTCCCACCACCACCCAGCCCTCCAAACCACCGCCCAGCCTTTGAAGTCCGCTTCTCACGGTGGAACAACGCCAACGCTCAGAAATTCATCCGCCGCGAACGCACCCAAAAGGAAATTGAAGACCAAATCCGCTCCCAAAGACGCTTCGATTCCGCCTTCAACATTGCCCATAATTACAACCCGGCACCTCCCACCCCTACCTTTAAATCCACCGGCACCCCTTCCTCTCCTTCCCACCCTTCAATTCCGggcaaaaagtcgaaatactcCAAAAACCCACAAAAACCTAGACTTCCCTTTGATCACCCCGCATTTAAACCCGTCCTTAAACACAAAAAAATACCAGTTAAAAGAATTCATCCTAGCCGAACGACTGACGAAAGTACTAAAGCtgaagaacaagaaaaatttGCTCCCAACGtcaaaattgatgaaaaaggGTTGTCATATGAATTTCCTGAAGCTCCATTTCTTTATCAGTATAGTTATACCGAGACGCCCAAGGTGAAGCCGGTGGGGATCAGGGAGCCGCTTGTGGCGCCATTTGAGCCAGGTACTATGGGAAGGCCGTGGACGGGGCGGAAGCCGCTGCCGCCGAGTAAAAAGAAACTGCCGGAATTTGATTCTTTTCAGCTCCCTCCACCTCATAAAAAGGGTGTGAAGCCCGTCCAGGCACCGGGCCCATTTTTGCCGGGAACTGGGCCAATGTATGTGAAGTCTAGAGAGCAGATGTTGGGGGAGCCCTTGACCAAAGAGGAGATTAAAGCGCTTGTTGAAAGCTGCAAGAAATGGAAGCGCCAGCTGAATATGG GAAGAGATGGTTTTACGCACAACATGTTGGATAACATACATGCTCACTGGAAGCGAAGAAGGGTGTGCAAGATAAAATGCAAGGGTGTGTGTACCGTAGACATGGAAAATGTTCGCCAACAGTTAGAG GAGAAAACAGGTGGACAAGTCATATATAGTAGAGGGGGAGTGATATACCTATTCCGTGGTAGAAACTATAATTATAAGACTCGGCCGCGTTTTCCTCTTATGTTGTGGAAACCTGTTACTCCTGTATACCCAAGGTTGGTCAAACGAGTCCCTGAGGGTTTGACTTTAGAAGAAGCCACAGAAATGCGGAAGAAGGGGCGCAATCTTGTGCCAATATGCAAGCTTG CTAAAAATGGGGTCTACTGTGACCTTGTTAAGAATGTCAGGGAGGCATTTGAAGCATGTGAACTGGTGCGAATCAATTGCGAAGGTGTGAATGGGAGTGATTATCGTAAAATAGGTGCCAAACTCAAG GATCTTGTCCCATGCGTGTTAATATCTTTTGAGAATGAGCACATCCTCATGTGGAGGGGACAGGACTGGAAGTCATCCCTGCCAGAGCTAAGAAGTGATGCAGAAGGAATGACGGAAACTGAATCTGATGCTACGACCTTTGTTGGAACAATTTTAGAAGGAGAAGCCGAGTCATTAACAGCTTCAGCATCATctgtttcaaacacaacaaaaatgAATACAACTATTAAAGATCTCAACACAAGCAGTGGTTCTTGGAATTTTGAAGAGGTGGAATCAGATGGAAGCAGCGAATATGGAGAAGAGGTGGTTGGTGATCTTACAGCTTTAGCCACTTCTGCATGTGAAACGTATGAGAGTGAAAGTCCTCCAGATGTTCAGTGCGCCGTCAGTTCAGATGTTTTGGTGGATTTTGATAGAAGTGAAGAAGAATGGGATGGTTCAAACTCTTACCACAATGCCATGTTAACTGTGTCTTCAGGGCCTGAAACAAGGCTGGGAAGCACTTTCAGTAATGACAACCATTCAGAACCTCCATTCACGGCTCCTTTTACTTCAAGCAAGTTGGAAGGTGTATCTGAAGATAGAAAGGGTATCAGTGAACTTTCAAGTGCAACTACACCTTCAGCTGAGGAAGTTCTTCTCCTCCTCAGGCAGGCTGTTGAAAGTGGGCTCGCAGTTATGTTGGAGGATTCTAGCTTGGATGCAGACATTGTTTATGAAAGAGCCGTCGCTCTTGCTAAGTCTGCTCCACCTGGGCCTGTTTTTAGCCATCGACGTAAGCAGTTGGTGGTTCCAGAATGTGATAAGCCACAAAGTGATGATTTGGAGGTGAAAGAGGCTCTCAAAGTGCCAGAGAAAGAAGTTACTCTTTCAAGTAAGAGAGGAAGTGGGAAAAAGACTTCTAAAGGTCGAAGCATGAAGGACATTAGGGAAGATTATCTAAATGTAAATCAACCGGGAAGCCTAAGAGTAGATGAACTAGCGAAATTGCTAGCTTAA
- the LOC113775845 gene encoding sugar transport protein 14, whose product MAGGAFVDGGGSRAAHYEYKITSYFITACLIGSFGGSLFGYDLGVSGGVTSMDDFLIKFFPKVYERKHHHLTETDYCKYDNQVLTLFTSSLYYAALLSTLGVSYVTRNKGRRMSIMCGAVSFFAGGLINAAAENIAMLIIGRCLLGVGIGFGNQAVPLYLSEMAPAKIRGAVNQLFQLTTCLGILVANLINYGVQSIHPWGWRLALGLAMVPAAIMFVGGLFAPETPNSLVEQGKLDEARKVLEKVRGTPNVDAEFADLLEASEAARAIKNPFSNLLKRKNRPQLIIGSLGIPAFQQLTGNNSILFYAPVIFQSLGFGSNASLYSSVITNGALVVAALISMSLVDKFGRRKFFLEAGCEMIITMVAVGVTLALKFGKGEELSKGISAFLVIMIFVFVLAYGRSWGPLGWLVPSEIFPLETRSAGQSIVVSVNMLFTALVAQFFLKALCGLKFGIFLLFAGLIIFMSCFVYFLLPETKQVPIEEIYLLWQSHWFWKRYCAPDGNEDGQEIQKPRKPNNETA is encoded by the exons ATGGCTGGCGGGGCATTTGTTGACGGAGGAGGATCGAGGGCTGCTCACTATGAGTATAAGATTACGTCATATTTTATCACTGCTTGCCTTATTGGCTCTTTTGGAGGATCCCTCTTTGGCTACGATTTGGGCGTTTCTG GAGGAGTGACTTCAATGGATGACTTCTTGATAAAATTCTTCCCCAAAGTGTACGAAAGGAAACACCACCATTTGACTGAAACAGATTATTGTAAATATGATAATCAGGTTCTCACTCTCTTTACCTCCTCCCTGTACTACGCTGCACTTCTTTCAACTTTGGGGGTGTCATACGTGACCAGAAATAAGGGCAGGAGGATGAGCATTATGTGTGGGGCAGTCAGCTTCTTTGCTGGAGGACTTATCAATGCAGCAGCCGAGAACATTGCGATGCTGATCATTGGCCGATGCCTGCTTGGTGTCGGCATTGGGTTTGGGAATCAG GCGGTCCCTCTGTATCTTTCAGAAATGGCACCTGCTAAAATCCGAGGAGCAGTTAACCAACTGTTTCAACTAACAACCTGCTTGGGAATCCTTGTTGCCAACTTAATAAATTATGGTGTCCAAAGCATTCATCCATGGGGCTGGAGGTTAGCCCTCGGTTTAGCCATGGTTCCTGCTGCTATAATGTTCGTTGGTGGACTTTTTGCTCCAGAGACCCCAAACAGTCTTGTTGAACAGGGTAAACTAGACGAAGCAAGAAAGGTGCTGGAGAAAGTGAGAGGGACACCTAACGTGGATGCTGAATTTGCTGACCTATTAGAAGCAAGCGAAGCAGCACGAGCTATAAAGAATCCGTTCTCAAATCTGTTAAAGAGGAAGAACCGCCCCCAGCTTATAATAGGATCCCTTGGTATTCCAGCGTTCCAACAGCTCACTGGCAATAACTCCATTCTTTTCTATGCCCCTGTCATATTCCAGAGCTTAGGTTTTGGGTCCAATGCCTCCCTTTACTCCTCTGTCATTACAAATGGTGCACTAGTTGTAGCTGCCTTGATCTCTATGTCTCTCGTTGACAAGTTTGGCAGGAGAAAATTTTTCCTCGAAGCTGGTTGTGAAATGATAATCACCATG GTTGCTGTTGGTGTTACGCTggctttgaaatttggaaaggGTGAGGAGCTCTCCAAAGGAATTAGTGCTTTCCTTGTCATTATGATCTTCGTGTTCGTTCTGGCTTATGGAAGGTCCTGGGGTCCTCTGGGTTGGTTAGTTCCAAGTGAGATCTTTCCCCTGGAGACGAGGTCGGCTGGCCAAAGTATTGTCGTTAGCGTGAATATGCTCTTCACGGCTCTTGTTGCTCAGTTTTTCCTGAAAGCTCTCTGCGGACTTAAATTCGGTATCTTTTTGCTGTTTGCTGGTCTAATAATTTTCATGAGCTGCTTTGTATACTTCCTCTTGCCCGAGACCAAGCAAGTCCCAATAGAGGAGATCTATTTGCTGTGGCAAAGCCACTGGTTTTGGAAGAGGTACTGCGCACCTGATGGCAATGAAGATGGACAGGAGatacaaaaaccaagaaaaccCAATAATGAAACAGCCTAG